Proteins encoded within one genomic window of Bacteroides sedimenti:
- a CDS encoding nitroreductase family protein, translating to MPVPTSRTNECGRIKIDEIRCNGCGLCITVCKDCSISLENKKAKIAATPLFGCLACGHCMMICPQEAITVEGRCTSEEHMLDVPSSEEAASYEELLNLLYRRRSIREFKDIPVEKELINKVVEAAQTAPMGLPPSDVHLLIFDNREKVSAFAKDFCEYLEGFKWFVSKWFLALMRPFYGKEYTSFLKSFVRPCVKAFTGFMKRDINIVNYDAPVGLYFYGSPYIDPADPLIAATYAMLSAESLGLSTCFIGAIHPFIQNGKAAKRFREKYGIRYKSQGGIFLLMGYPDVKYKKTIKRSFAAVDWR from the coding sequence ATGCCAGTTCCAACTTCAAGAACCAATGAGTGTGGCCGGATAAAGATAGACGAAATCCGCTGCAACGGATGCGGGCTCTGCATCACGGTGTGCAAAGACTGTAGTATATCACTTGAAAACAAGAAAGCAAAAATAGCGGCGACTCCCCTCTTCGGATGCCTAGCATGCGGTCATTGCATGATGATTTGCCCGCAAGAGGCCATCACGGTTGAAGGGAGATGTACCTCTGAAGAGCACATGCTTGATGTTCCTTCCAGCGAAGAAGCCGCCTCTTACGAGGAACTGCTCAACTTACTGTACAGGCGGCGCAGCATACGCGAGTTCAAGGACATTCCGGTGGAAAAGGAGCTGATAAACAAAGTGGTTGAAGCCGCCCAGACCGCCCCAATGGGTTTGCCGCCCTCGGATGTGCACCTGCTTATCTTCGACAACAGAGAGAAAGTGTCTGCATTTGCCAAAGATTTCTGTGAATACCTTGAAGGATTCAAATGGTTTGTATCGAAATGGTTCCTCGCATTGATGCGTCCCTTCTACGGAAAGGAATACACCAGTTTCCTTAAATCGTTTGTCCGTCCGTGTGTTAAAGCATTCACTGGATTCATGAAGAGAGATATCAACATCGTAAACTACGACGCACCGGTCGGCCTCTACTTTTACGGTTCTCCCTACATCGATCCGGCCGACCCGCTGATTGCCGCCACTTATGCCATGTTGTCTGCTGAATCGCTCGGATTAAGCACCTGCTTCATCGGAGCTATTCATCCCTTTATCCAGAATGGAAAAGCAGCGAAGAGATTCAGGGAGAAATATGGCATCAGGTATAAAAGTCAGGGAGGCATATTTCTGCTGATGGGATATCCGGATGTAAAATACAAAAAAACCATCAAACGAAGCTTCGCGGCAGTCGATTGGAGATGA
- a CDS encoding AAA family ATPase — MLVQFQFENFKCFKDETRLSLVASRHIKGNEENVITSDKCNLLKTIVVYGPNASGKTKLLDAFQFMRLMVERSSNNALDRGFHIDTFRLNTESVESPSSFEVVFILDQTQYRYGFELSRKKIVAEWLYKKGDDKEMELFYREGKEIDYDIAELKRIRSLVEEDMIREDSLLLTVLAQFNDELSQKIVKWFHHVNMLSAARGGIENYTLEKLSTSMKQKIVRLMKNADFNINDFVRHPINNNKIQTLHTVYDENKLRVDETFFQLEDESNGTIHFLSLTAPILDTLDRGKILMIDELDSGLHHDLIVALLKLFHSQETNPHNAQLIFNTQNTNLLSGDLFRKDQIYFVSKNRYGEASLFSAADFMLRPGVNIQKKYLEGRFGAVPYLKNMPESFTTKTDENENGD; from the coding sequence ATGTTAGTTCAGTTTCAATTTGAAAACTTCAAGTGCTTTAAGGACGAAACCAGATTAAGTCTGGTTGCATCCAGGCATATAAAAGGGAATGAAGAGAATGTCATTACTTCCGATAAATGCAATCTATTAAAAACCATTGTAGTTTATGGCCCAAATGCCAGCGGCAAGACCAAATTGCTGGATGCTTTCCAGTTTATGCGTCTGATGGTCGAAAGGTCGTCAAATAATGCTCTTGACAGAGGCTTTCATATTGATACGTTCCGGCTGAACACAGAATCGGTGGAGAGTCCCAGTTCCTTCGAGGTGGTATTTATCCTCGACCAGACACAATACAGATATGGCTTTGAACTCTCCAGAAAAAAGATCGTGGCCGAATGGCTCTACAAAAAGGGGGATGACAAAGAGATGGAGCTATTCTACCGCGAAGGAAAAGAAATTGATTACGACATCGCCGAACTGAAGCGCATCCGAAGCTTGGTAGAGGAAGATATGATTCGCGAAGACAGTCTGCTGCTCACCGTACTGGCTCAGTTCAATGACGAACTTTCGCAGAAAATTGTGAAATGGTTTCACCATGTCAACATGCTATCGGCTGCCAGAGGAGGAATAGAAAACTATACACTCGAGAAGCTTTCCACATCGATGAAGCAGAAGATTGTCCGTCTGATGAAAAATGCCGATTTCAATATCAATGATTTTGTGCGACACCCAATCAACAATAATAAAATTCAGACTTTGCACACCGTTTACGATGAGAATAAATTGCGTGTGGATGAAACCTTCTTCCAGCTGGAGGACGAATCGAACGGCACCATTCATTTCCTGTCACTCACAGCACCGATACTGGATACACTGGACAGGGGGAAAATTCTTATGATTGATGAACTCGACTCAGGGTTGCACCATGACTTGATTGTTGCATTACTCAAACTCTTCCATTCCCAGGAGACTAATCCGCATAATGCTCAGCTAATTTTCAATACACAGAACACAAATTTGCTTTCCGGTGACCTTTTCAGAAAAGACCAGATTTACTTTGTCTCCAAAAACAGATACGGAGAAGCCTCACTCTTCTCGGCTGCCGATTTCATGCTTAGACCGGGAGTCAATATTCAGAAGAAATACTTGGAAGGAAGGTTCGGAGCTGTACCCTATTTAAAGAATATGCCGGAATCATTCACGACTAAAACTGATGAAAATGAGAATGGAGATTGA
- a CDS encoding RloB family protein has translation MRMEIDENGVKHIRLDHTEEPHTPSRMKRRAESPDLTRKAPERAPLKRFLIVCEGKNTETSYFNQFRLPNVFIETVGLGYNTVSLVNKAIEIYSHKSEGDRPDEVWCVFDKDDFSNESFNKALKLAEENDFYCAYSNQAFEYWLILHFINHDGAPLHRNEYNEVINSHINNIGGKYAGKGCKIVNTHLFEILQAKDPATRRSRQELAIERARSIFKRKSEISPARAESVTTVFQLVERIISL, from the coding sequence ATGAGAATGGAGATTGACGAAAATGGAGTGAAACATATCAGGCTTGACCATACGGAAGAGCCTCATACGCCATCCAGAATGAAAAGAAGGGCGGAATCTCCCGATTTAACCAGAAAAGCTCCTGAACGTGCTCCACTGAAAAGATTTCTGATAGTTTGCGAGGGAAAGAACACCGAGACCTCATATTTTAATCAGTTCCGATTACCCAACGTCTTTATTGAGACTGTAGGACTGGGATATAACACAGTTTCATTGGTTAACAAAGCCATTGAAATCTATTCACATAAAAGTGAAGGTGATAGGCCCGATGAGGTGTGGTGTGTCTTTGATAAAGACGACTTTAGCAATGAGAGCTTCAACAAAGCCTTGAAGCTTGCAGAAGAGAATGATTTTTATTGTGCCTATTCAAACCAGGCCTTTGAATACTGGCTTATCCTCCACTTTATCAATCACGATGGAGCACCGCTTCACCGCAATGAGTACAATGAAGTCATCAACAGTCATATAAATAATATTGGTGGAAAATATGCCGGTAAAGGGTGTAAAATTGTAAATACTCACCTGTTTGAGATACTCCAGGCAAAAGACCCGGCTACCCGACGTAGCAGGCAGGAATTGGCCATTGAAAGGGCGCGAAGCATCTTCAAAAGAAAATCTGAGATATCTCCTGCCAGGGCAGAATCAGTCACAACAGTCTTTCAATTGGTTGAGAGGATAATCAGCCTATAA
- a CDS encoding protein-L-isoaspartate(D-aspartate) O-methyltransferase, whose amino-acid sequence MSDETKEKEYALERHLMIKEQIEFRGIRDKALLSVLEKIPRHLFVLPEYWPYAYSDQALPSICGQTISQPYIVAKMTELLKLRKSDRVLEIGTGTGYQTAILAELVGEVYTMEIVEELYETARKHPYMKHYKNIHFIHGDGYQGHAEAAPYDAIIVTAAPSEFPEELIRQLAVGGKMVIPVGDYIQTLYLVIKQPDNEVRITPTLGVQFVPMVRKRDRK is encoded by the coding sequence ATGTCAGACGAAACAAAGGAAAAGGAATACGCGCTGGAGCGTCATCTCATGATTAAGGAACAAATTGAGTTCAGAGGAATAAGAGACAAGGCACTCTTGTCGGTCCTCGAAAAGATACCCCGTCACCTCTTTGTGCTTCCCGAATACTGGCCATACGCCTATAGCGACCAGGCGCTTCCTTCCATTTGCGGGCAAACCATCTCCCAACCCTACATAGTAGCCAAGATGACCGAATTGCTGAAACTTCGGAAAAGTGACAGGGTACTAGAAATAGGAACCGGAACAGGATATCAAACAGCCATACTGGCAGAACTTGTAGGCGAAGTGTATACGATGGAGATTGTGGAAGAGCTTTATGAAACAGCAAGGAAGCATCCCTACATGAAACATTATAAAAACATCCATTTCATCCATGGAGACGGCTATCAAGGACATGCGGAAGCAGCTCCTTATGATGCCATAATTGTTACCGCCGCTCCGTCTGAATTTCCCGAAGAACTAATTCGGCAACTAGCTGTGGGCGGAAAAATGGTGATTCCTGTGGGCGATTATATACAGACGCTCTATCTCGTCATCAAACAACCTGATAACGAAGTGAGAATCACCCCGACTCTTGGAGTGCAGTTTGTACCGATGGTCCGGAAGCGCGACAGGAAATAG
- a CDS encoding slipin family protein: protein MRNDSSVATLLFILVMGLGVALAFAVDSELKTGVSQMTLMVFFVIATLIAWSTKVASQWNRAIVLRLGRFQAMRGPGIFFIIPIIDSIPYWIDIRVITTAFKAEKTLSKDTVPVDVDAVLFWKVIDPKKAALDVAEYYSAINWAAQTALRDVIGKTMLADMLEGREKISSLLQTIIDERTEPWGINVISVEVKDVLIPQGLEAAMSMQAQAERERQARVILGDSERQIADKFNQAAKMYEDNPTAFHLRAMNMLYEGLKTNSTIVVVPSTAVETMGLGGINGTVGMVKAIQKEKGKKDEAYRTRFRNDASED from the coding sequence ATGAGAAACGACAGTTCGGTTGCAACGCTGCTCTTTATTTTGGTAATGGGACTTGGCGTGGCTTTAGCATTTGCTGTGGACAGTGAACTGAAAACGGGAGTCAGCCAGATGACGTTGATGGTGTTTTTTGTGATTGCAACGCTGATTGCATGGTCTACCAAAGTGGCCAGCCAATGGAATAGAGCCATAGTACTCAGGCTGGGGCGGTTTCAAGCGATGCGCGGTCCGGGCATCTTTTTTATCATCCCCATTATCGACAGTATTCCATACTGGATTGACATTCGCGTTATAACCACGGCGTTCAAGGCAGAAAAGACACTTTCGAAAGATACTGTTCCGGTAGATGTGGATGCGGTGCTTTTCTGGAAAGTGATCGACCCCAAAAAGGCGGCGCTTGATGTGGCCGAATATTACAGCGCCATCAATTGGGCGGCACAGACTGCTTTGCGCGATGTGATTGGTAAAACAATGCTGGCCGACATGCTAGAAGGAAGAGAAAAAATAAGTTCACTGCTCCAGACAATCATTGACGAACGAACTGAACCGTGGGGAATCAATGTGATTTCCGTTGAGGTGAAGGATGTACTGATTCCTCAGGGATTGGAAGCTGCTATGTCTATGCAGGCTCAGGCAGAAAGAGAACGGCAGGCGAGAGTGATATTGGGAGATTCGGAACGCCAGATAGCTGATAAGTTTAACCAAGCGGCAAAGATGTACGAGGATAATCCCACAGCTTTCCATCTACGTGCCATGAATATGCTTTATGAAGGGCTCAAGACAAATTCCACTATCGTGGTTGTTCCAAGCACAGCTGTTGAAACCATGGGACTGGGCGGAATAAATGGAACAGTAGGAATGGTAAAGGCTATCCAAAAAGAAAAGGGCAAAAAGGATGAAGCATACAGAACCCGTTTCAGAAACGATGCAAGTGAAGATTAA
- a CDS encoding EFR1 family ferrodoxin (N-terminal region resembles flavodoxins. C-terminal ferrodoxin region binds two 4Fe-4S clusters.), with amino-acid sequence MIFYFSGTGNSKWIAGQVTAYQNERMISIAEEMNNPNNTFQYTLGENEKAGFIFPIYSWSPPAIVMEFIRKLVFTNYNGHYCFFVCSCGDDVGLTQKIMNEIVSKKEWKWNAGFSVIMPNNYVSLPGFDTDPKELEQKKLIESVAKVKRVNEILAKRTDNIFECNKGGFAFLKSRIINPLFNKYQVTAKPFRATDDCIACGLCEKHCPMHNVKVENKPVWGDNCTSCLACYHICPRHAVHYGKATKKKHQYLHPEYKL; translated from the coding sequence ATGATATTCTATTTTTCGGGAACAGGAAACTCAAAGTGGATAGCCGGACAGGTGACGGCTTACCAGAACGAAAGAATGATTTCCATTGCAGAGGAGATGAACAACCCAAACAATACTTTTCAATATACCTTGGGCGAGAATGAAAAAGCAGGTTTTATCTTTCCCATCTATTCATGGTCTCCACCGGCCATTGTGATGGAGTTTATCCGTAAGCTTGTTTTCACGAACTACAACGGGCACTATTGCTTTTTTGTCTGTTCCTGTGGCGATGACGTCGGCCTTACCCAAAAGATTATGAATGAGATTGTCAGCAAGAAAGAGTGGAAGTGGAATGCCGGATTCTCGGTAATCATGCCCAATAACTATGTCTCTTTGCCTGGTTTTGACACAGACCCGAAAGAGCTGGAACAGAAGAAACTGATTGAATCAGTGGCAAAGGTGAAGAGGGTTAACGAAATTCTTGCCAAGCGCACAGATAATATTTTTGAATGCAACAAGGGAGGTTTTGCTTTTCTGAAGAGCCGAATCATCAATCCGTTGTTCAACAAGTATCAGGTTACCGCCAAGCCATTTCGTGCAACAGATGATTGCATTGCCTGCGGCTTGTGTGAAAAGCATTGTCCCATGCATAATGTAAAGGTGGAAAACAAACCGGTATGGGGCGATAACTGTACATCGTGTCTGGCCTGTTACCATATTTGCCCTCGCCATGCCGTTCATTACGGAAAGGCCACGAAAAAGAAACATCAGTATTTGCATCCGGAATACAAACTCTGA
- a CDS encoding phosphatase: protein MNIVLDIHTHTVASGHAFSTLQEMAQAATDKGLQLLGITEHGPGIPGTIDPIYFRNLWTIPRKMYGVELLLGSELNIIDYKGNVDLGEEYLKRMDICIAGLHSLCYTPGTVEQNTSAVIGAIRNPYIKIITHPGDGTAVLDYEPIVLAAKEHHTLLEINNSSLDPYREKETAPDNFREILCLCKKYHQPVILGSDAHISFAIAKYDLIYPLLAETEFPETLIMNDKLEAFKAYIKQ from the coding sequence ATGAATATAGTTTTAGATATACATACACACACCGTAGCCAGCGGGCACGCCTTCAGCACTCTTCAAGAAATGGCACAGGCTGCAACAGATAAAGGTCTTCAATTACTGGGCATTACAGAACATGGGCCTGGCATTCCGGGAACCATCGACCCCATTTATTTCCGGAATCTCTGGACTATTCCCCGCAAAATGTACGGAGTGGAACTGCTACTGGGTTCGGAACTCAATATCATCGACTACAAAGGAAATGTTGACTTAGGAGAAGAGTATCTGAAACGAATGGATATCTGCATTGCCGGACTTCACTCTTTGTGTTATACTCCTGGAACAGTGGAGCAGAATACTTCGGCTGTTATTGGGGCTATCAGAAATCCGTATATCAAGATTATCACTCACCCCGGTGACGGAACAGCCGTACTAGACTATGAGCCTATCGTCCTGGCAGCAAAGGAGCACCATACACTGCTTGAAATCAACAACAGCTCACTTGACCCTTATCGCGAGAAAGAAACTGCACCAGATAATTTCAGAGAAATACTTTGCTTGTGCAAGAAATACCATCAACCGGTTATTCTTGGAAGTGATGCACACATCTCATTTGCCATTGCCAAATACGACTTAATTTATCCGTTGCTGGCCGAAACAGAATTCCCCGAAACACTGATAATGAACGACAAACTGGAGGCTTTTAAAGCTTACATAAAACAATAA
- a CDS encoding porin family protein → MKKIIVTLLILLCSMNWAIAQSLSNNNNHKFTVGAFAGLNMPRLTGGGGNPLSENWTSREGFAYGVTFSWNTGQHFAWRADLLYSSEGGQRNGMQGIDGQAFNPEAPAGTYFYANFKNESILNYLELPVMGKYSISLSKSSWFYVDLGPYVGIKLSARQKTSGSSIVYADPEGKQPLSEGALPFNSDENIKKSIKTLNMGITGGIGLTQKAGPGMIVFDIRGAYGLTNIQKYAKDGENHMGNLLLSLGYSIPLQ, encoded by the coding sequence ATGAAAAAAATCATTGTAACATTGTTAATTTTATTGTGTTCTATGAATTGGGCTATAGCTCAGTCATTGTCAAACAACAATAATCATAAATTTACAGTCGGTGCCTTCGCCGGGCTTAATATGCCAAGGCTAACCGGAGGAGGAGGCAATCCTCTAAGTGAGAACTGGACTTCGCGCGAAGGCTTTGCTTATGGTGTAACTTTCTCCTGGAATACCGGTCAGCACTTTGCCTGGCGGGCTGATTTATTATATTCAAGTGAAGGAGGACAACGAAACGGAATGCAGGGCATAGACGGACAAGCATTTAACCCTGAAGCGCCTGCAGGAACCTATTTTTATGCAAATTTTAAGAACGAATCAATTCTTAATTATCTGGAATTACCCGTCATGGGAAAATATTCCATCTCATTAAGCAAATCTTCTTGGTTTTATGTGGATTTAGGGCCCTATGTTGGCATTAAACTAAGTGCCAGACAAAAAACAAGCGGCTCAAGCATTGTGTATGCCGACCCTGAAGGTAAGCAACCTCTTTCAGAAGGAGCATTACCTTTTAACAGCGATGAGAATATAAAAAAGAGCATCAAGACTTTAAATATGGGCATAACCGGTGGCATTGGCTTAACGCAAAAAGCGGGTCCTGGTATGATTGTCTTTGATATTCGTGGAGCCTATGGTCTGACAAATATTCAAAAATATGCGAAAGACGGAGAAAATCATATGGGGAATCTATTGCTATCATTGGGGTATTCCATTCCACTACAATAA
- a CDS encoding leucine-rich repeat domain-containing protein — protein MKTQIIYLATIIYVLLCPRIMAQGYKADTIKVNAGKLSTQLGDKKDIITSLTLKGEINGSDITTIRSMAKLTVLNLADVDIVKGGTFISSIYDDKIEIPNNEIPEEMLYEKDKLIAVTLPENITAIGLKSFSDCSKLGSMVIPDKVISIGTNAFFGCTSLKELTIPASVTTIDYGAFQSCSALSKIRCKGTNPVKITNFTFYGVSTGACKVYVPIGAAAAYKAAEGWKEFKNIIEE, from the coding sequence ATGAAAACGCAGATCATATATCTGGCTACAATAATATACGTGCTGCTTTGCCCTCGTATTATGGCTCAAGGTTACAAAGCAGACACGATAAAAGTGAATGCGGGAAAACTTAGCACTCAACTAGGTGACAAGAAAGATATTATTACAAGTCTTACACTAAAAGGCGAAATAAATGGCAGTGATATAACCACAATCCGTTCCATGGCAAAACTCACTGTATTAAATCTTGCAGATGTAGATATTGTAAAAGGAGGAACATTTATAAGTTCCATATATGATGATAAAATAGAAATCCCGAATAATGAAATCCCGGAAGAGATGTTATATGAAAAAGACAAACTCATCGCAGTAACACTTCCCGAAAACATCACCGCAATAGGGCTCAAATCTTTTTCAGATTGCAGCAAATTAGGGTCCATGGTAATACCAGACAAGGTGATCTCAATCGGCACCAATGCCTTTTTTGGTTGTACCAGTTTAAAAGAACTTACCATCCCGGCTAGTGTTACAACAATAGATTACGGTGCATTTCAAAGTTGTTCGGCTTTGTCAAAGATACGATGTAAAGGAACAAACCCTGTAAAAATAACAAATTTCACTTTCTATGGTGTAAGTACCGGCGCATGCAAGGTGTATGTTCCCATAGGGGCTGCAGCGGCCTATAAAGCTGCTGAAGGATGGAAAGAGTTTAAGAATATTATAGAAGAATAA
- a CDS encoding M60 family metallopeptidase, which yields MKKQFYFLLLSICLALPDAKAQLPNVPYTDYSTKKGVITDARDGKTYAYKKYGSYDWFMQNLNWDGYDGTTESTRGSVGVYGTVDPTGEKFGRMYPTNITNTNMNKWCPSGWTVATKSDWEKLYTNIVKLYGITDVALNADSTSVVISSNSVENMAKYLKTGGLVSDGGLWTSGTIDPLSSQIGINILPAGVFNKTTGYYTKGTNSSATDTVGKKASFLVGSYFHEYFLNNSEYALYTNRNSQHHASVRCIRKSETTFPDIEITTPYPDTVVINQIVSTEKEIKRLRQVQKKFDHSLTGFYIESGKQVAVNVEVLNPASDDASPKIVIGTPSRSGNIRKEITLNPGLNIITPDMHTGGMIYFRYVSNSDNPQGKVKINFTSESQHVRAPYYIKGVTTADEFLSMLGKYETTDVMFSSDYAVVVVSRTAALNYSIDTDKEKWLSDLDKILLTEDQISGLSDDDPNPLHRRLAKGIRHLFAEASSGYMFATDYGTGYSGDAPLVRLLTNLTASNNWGVAHELGHQHQQGAYKPSVFTEVSVNIYTEAVQRAFSGESYIRNSESAWNKLLNQYFTLPDETRDFFSNAIDTIAGSGNDSRLLLFEQLHMIFGDEFFHRLHRIVREEEIDGGNDDARKFYFVLKACQLTGYDLRSYFNKWGYKVLPYYQQVLDKAILDGGLQAPSCDISLTTPYSKPGCVPLPLIGITTSTPPSDPQPTDGAVAISKYCDYSSKSGNFTDSRDGKIYPYKRYGNYEWFTKNLDWDGYDGTNESSKGTVGTYGPGDADGKLYGRMYPTNAASSASGWCPDGWTVPTETLWNDLITSIKSTYNLTNTNLVSCLKCGGGRDDNADGLWAKGPGGINITKAAEVGFNVLPGGVVNKSTLSYDNGDNPGLKASFLIPNSIWFHKVMSYADDSIAYTNRNSQHHASIRCVRQSPPASVQNVKDNKKSWIYIDDASNTLRIVSSEPFIHVNIMDASGKTIYDTKMPADTQFAVVSAQNWNRGIYIVNIQGAQGIEMHKVIKNF from the coding sequence ATGAAAAAACAATTTTACTTTTTATTGTTATCTATTTGTTTGGCACTACCTGATGCCAAAGCTCAGCTACCCAATGTTCCTTATACAGATTATTCTACTAAAAAAGGAGTAATAACAGATGCGCGCGATGGGAAAACATATGCCTACAAAAAGTATGGCAGCTATGATTGGTTTATGCAAAATCTTAATTGGGACGGGTATGATGGAACAACAGAATCTACCAGAGGTAGTGTCGGTGTTTATGGGACTGTCGATCCAACCGGTGAAAAATTTGGAAGGATGTACCCGACAAATATCACTAATACAAACATGAACAAATGGTGTCCTTCCGGTTGGACTGTAGCCACTAAATCTGATTGGGAAAAATTATATACTAATATTGTCAAACTGTATGGAATTACAGATGTAGCCCTGAATGCGGATAGCACCAGTGTAGTTATCTCGTCAAATTCTGTTGAAAATATGGCTAAGTATCTTAAAACAGGTGGATTGGTTAGTGACGGAGGGCTTTGGACCTCAGGTACTATAGATCCGTTGTCTTCTCAAATCGGCATTAATATTTTGCCTGCAGGGGTTTTTAACAAAACAACTGGATATTACACAAAAGGAACCAACAGTTCAGCAACCGACACAGTGGGAAAAAAAGCGAGCTTCCTAGTGGGAAGTTATTTTCATGAATATTTTTTAAACAACAGTGAATATGCATTATATACAAACAGGAACTCTCAACATCATGCGTCAGTCAGATGCATACGAAAAAGTGAAACGACTTTCCCTGATATTGAAATTACGACACCTTACCCTGATACTGTTGTAATCAACCAAATTGTCAGCACCGAAAAAGAAATTAAGCGATTAAGGCAAGTACAAAAAAAGTTTGACCATAGTTTAACTGGATTTTACATAGAAAGCGGCAAACAAGTGGCAGTTAATGTAGAAGTTCTGAACCCCGCCAGCGACGATGCAAGTCCTAAAATTGTGATCGGCACACCTTCAAGGTCCGGCAATATTCGGAAAGAAATAACACTCAATCCCGGTCTTAACATCATTACTCCAGACATGCATACCGGAGGAATGATTTATTTCCGTTACGTCTCCAATTCCGACAATCCCCAGGGAAAAGTCAAAATCAATTTCACAAGTGAAAGCCAGCATGTAAGAGCTCCTTATTATATTAAAGGGGTTACAACTGCCGATGAGTTTTTGAGTATGTTGGGAAAATATGAGACTACAGACGTAATGTTTTCTTCCGATTATGCAGTTGTTGTTGTCTCAAGAACGGCAGCTCTTAATTACTCGATTGACACGGACAAAGAGAAATGGTTGTCGGATCTGGATAAAATTCTCTTAACCGAGGATCAAATCAGCGGACTTTCCGATGACGATCCTAATCCACTTCACCGCCGATTGGCAAAAGGCATCAGACATCTCTTCGCGGAAGCATCTTCCGGATATATGTTTGCCACTGATTATGGAACTGGATATAGTGGAGATGCTCCACTTGTGCGGCTATTAACTAATCTGACAGCAAGCAATAACTGGGGAGTTGCTCATGAATTAGGGCATCAACACCAACAGGGAGCTTACAAACCATCTGTTTTTACAGAGGTGTCTGTCAATATATATACAGAAGCTGTACAAAGAGCGTTTTCCGGAGAGAGCTATATTCGTAATTCGGAATCAGCATGGAATAAATTATTGAATCAATATTTCACACTTCCGGATGAAACAAGAGATTTCTTTTCCAATGCAATTGATACCATTGCCGGATCAGGCAACGATAGCCGTCTGCTTCTATTCGAACAATTACACATGATCTTCGGCGATGAATTCTTTCATAGATTACACCGGATTGTAAGAGAGGAAGAAATTGATGGAGGTAATGACGATGCACGCAAATTTTATTTTGTACTCAAGGCATGCCAATTAACTGGTTATGACTTAAGAAGTTATTTCAATAAATGGGGTTACAAAGTCTTACCTTATTATCAACAAGTATTAGATAAAGCAATACTTGATGGTGGATTACAAGCACCTTCTTGTGACATATCCTTAACAACGCCATATTCTAAGCCTGGCTGTGTGCCGCTGCCATTGATTGGAATAACCACATCTACGCCACCATCTGATCCTCAACCTACCGATGGAGCAGTTGCAATTAGTAAATATTGTGATTATTCGAGTAAATCGGGAAATTTTACCGATTCTCGCGACGGGAAAATCTATCCTTACAAACGCTACGGGAATTACGAGTGGTTTACAAAAAATTTGGATTGGGACGGATATGACGGAACAAATGAATCGTCCAAAGGTACCGTAGGTACTTACGGCCCTGGAGACGCTGACGGAAAGCTATATGGCCGTATGTATCCCACAAACGCAGCATCGAGTGCTTCAGGCTGGTGTCCCGACGGATGGACTGTACCCACAGAGACATTATGGAACGACTTGATTACAAGTATTAAAAGCACTTACAACCTTACTAACACAAATTTAGTATCTTGCCTGAAGTGCGGCGGAGGCAGAGACGACAATGCAGACGGACTGTGGGCCAAAGGTCCTGGTGGCATCAATATAACGAAAGCTGCAGAAGTAGGATTTAATGTATTGCCCGGCGGCGTTGTCAATAAAAGCACACTGTCATACGACAATGGAGACAACCCCGGTTTGAAAGCAAGCTTTTTGATACCCAACTCCATCTGGTTTCATAAGGTAATGAGTTATGCAGATGATTCTATTGCCTATACAAATAGGAATTCACAACACCATGCATCCATCCGTTGCGTACGTCAGTCCCCGCCTGCTTCGGTTCAAAATGTAAAAGACAACAAAAAGAGCTGGATTTATATTGATGATGCCTCAAATACGCTACGCATTGTAAGTTCCGAACCTTTTATTCATGTAAACATAATGGATGCAAGTGGTAAAACGATATATGATACAAAAATGCCGGCTGATACACAATTCGCAGTTGTCTCTGCGCAAAACTGGAATAGAGGTATTTATATTGTTAACATTCAGGGAGCACAAGGTATAGAAATGCATAAGGTAATTAAAAATTTCTAA